The following proteins are co-located in the Microbacterium sp. Clip185 genome:
- a CDS encoding S8/S53 family peptidase, translating to MKIAVVDTQINPDLPDFQGADLTVAEGSACVGKDPTSSVASAGAQHGSTVTAMLIGNGTGVAQTKGIVPDASVTFYGVGSAADCDPLPEVAESKLTPIMWMVKRAVDDGADIVSVSMVEGQSGLASYGVLAEAAEKKVPVVAGNPNDGFKEGLYPAGLNSVIGVSAVDSDQKLPIAALGVENQIGDTTVVAPGVDIATIGDGSDPGSWDVSGRATGTSLATPLVAGILAAAKQKYPDATGNQLIQSLVRNTGAEDHEVQYSDTGGYGYGVASLRHTLSKDPTEYEDVNPLLNKGVGPTQEDIDEAAAALASPPAMDQPSPDGIGAFLPVIIGVGVGVLVLIVVGVVVTVVLVRRSRRRVGA from the coding sequence GTGAAGATCGCGGTCGTCGACACGCAGATCAATCCGGATCTGCCGGACTTTCAGGGTGCCGATCTGACGGTGGCTGAGGGGTCGGCGTGTGTGGGGAAGGACCCGACCTCGTCGGTGGCGAGCGCCGGTGCGCAACACGGGTCGACGGTGACCGCGATGCTGATCGGCAACGGGACGGGCGTCGCGCAGACGAAGGGCATCGTTCCTGACGCTTCGGTGACGTTCTACGGCGTGGGCTCGGCCGCGGACTGTGACCCGCTCCCTGAGGTCGCCGAGTCGAAGCTGACACCGATCATGTGGATGGTCAAAAGGGCGGTAGACGACGGCGCTGACATCGTCTCAGTGTCCATGGTCGAAGGACAGAGCGGCCTTGCCAGCTATGGGGTCCTTGCGGAGGCTGCGGAGAAGAAGGTCCCCGTGGTCGCGGGCAACCCTAACGACGGATTCAAAGAAGGCCTGTACCCAGCCGGATTGAACTCGGTCATCGGCGTCAGCGCCGTTGATTCGGATCAGAAGCTTCCGATCGCGGCGTTGGGGGTCGAGAACCAGATCGGTGATACGACAGTGGTGGCTCCGGGTGTGGACATCGCGACGATCGGTGATGGTTCGGATCCGGGTTCGTGGGATGTGTCGGGTCGTGCGACGGGAACGTCGTTGGCGACGCCGTTGGTGGCGGGGATCCTCGCGGCAGCGAAGCAGAAGTACCCCGATGCGACCGGTAACCAGTTGATTCAGTCGTTGGTCCGCAATACAGGTGCTGAGGATCATGAGGTGCAGTACAGCGACACCGGTGGGTACGGGTACGGCGTCGCTTCGCTGCGTCACACGCTGAGCAAGGATCCGACGGAGTACGAAGACGTCAACCCGCTGCTGAACAAGGGTGTTGGTCCGACGCAGGAGGACATCGATGAGGCGGCTGCCGCGTTGGCGTCGCCGCCAGCAATGGATCAGCCCTCGCCGGACGGGATCGGTGCTTTCCTGCCCGTGATCATCGGGGTCGGTGTGGGCGTGCTCGTGCTGATTGTGGTGGGTGTGGTGGTGACGGTGGTTCTGGTGCGGCGCAGTCGTCGGCGGGTGGGGGCGTGA
- a CDS encoding S8/S53 family peptidase: MKIAVVDTQINPDLPDFQGADLTVAEGSACVGKDPSTSVASAGAQHGSTVTAMLIGNGTGVAGTKGIVPDASVTFYGVGATADCDPLPEVAESKITPIMWMVKRALDDGADIVSVSMVTGDGNIPDDRVLAEAVARKVPVVAGNPNDVFKEGAFPAALNSVIGVSAVDSDQKLPIAALGVENAVAGTTVVAPGVNIATIGDGSDPGSWDVSGRATGTSLATPLVAGILAAAKQKYPDATGNQLIQSLVRNTGAEDHEVQYSDTGGYGYGVASLRHTLSKDPTQYEDVNPLLNKGVGPTQEQIDEATAALASPPATDQPSPDGIGAFLPVIIGIGVGVVLIVVGVVVTVVLVRRSNRSRSTNP; encoded by the coding sequence GTGAAGATCGCCGTTGTCGACACGCAGATCAACCCGGACCTGCCGGACTTCCAGGGCGCGGATCTGACGGTGGCTGAGGGGTCTGCGTGTGTCGGCAAGGACCCGTCGACGTCGGTGGCGAGCGCCGGGGCACAACACGGCTCTACCGTCACGGCGATGCTGATCGGCAACGGAACCGGGGTTGCGGGGACGAAGGGCATCGTTCCGGATGCATCCGTGACGTTCTACGGTGTGGGCGCGACCGCGGACTGTGACCCGCTGCCTGAGGTCGCGGAATCGAAGATCACGCCGATCATGTGGATGGTGAAGCGCGCGCTCGACGACGGCGCGGATATCGTCTCGGTGTCGATGGTCACCGGTGATGGCAATATCCCCGATGACCGTGTTCTCGCGGAGGCCGTGGCCAGGAAGGTGCCGGTGGTTGCGGGTAACCCGAATGATGTGTTCAAGGAGGGCGCCTTCCCGGCAGCGCTGAACTCTGTCATCGGTGTGAGCGCAGTCGACTCGGACCAGAAGCTACCTATTGCTGCACTCGGGGTCGAGAACGCCGTGGCGGGGACGACGGTCGTGGCTCCGGGTGTCAACATCGCGACGATCGGCGACGGCTCCGACCCGGGTTCGTGGGATGTGTCGGGTCGTGCGACGGGAACGTCGTTGGCGACGCCGTTGGTGGCGGGGATTCTCGCTGCGGCGAAGCAGAAGTACCCCGATGCGACGGGCAATCAGTTGATTCAGTCGTTGGTCCGCAATACGGGTGCTGAGGATCATGAGGTGCAGTACAGCGACACCGGCGGGTACGGGTACGGCGTCGCTTCGCTGCGTCACACACTGAGCAAGGATCCGACACAGTACGAAGACGTCAACCCGCTGCTGAACAAGGGTGTTGGTCCGACGCAGGAGCAGATCGATGAGGCGACTGCCGCGTTGGCGTCGCCGCCAGCAACAGATCAGCCCTCGCCGGACGGGATCGGTGCTTTCCTGCCCGTGATCATCGGGATCGGAGTTGGCGTGGTGCTGATCGTGGTGGGTGTGGTCGTTACGGTGGTTCTGGTGCGGCGGAGCAACCGGTCACGCTCAACGAACCCGTAG
- a CDS encoding SseB family protein, translating into MTEPTVVDLAILQAREQRLTMQTVLWTFAASTVYVPSGGDPGEDFRGFQPVYYPGASERVLAVFTDPDLASELDALAPWMVTFTGADLIRRMPAGEGLVVNAGSSVGFELPAAGLAAFRQELDAARGLAQS; encoded by the coding sequence ATGACTGAACCGACCGTCGTCGATCTGGCGATCCTGCAGGCGCGCGAGCAGCGTTTGACGATGCAGACCGTGCTGTGGACGTTCGCCGCATCCACCGTCTACGTGCCCAGCGGCGGCGACCCCGGCGAGGATTTCCGCGGCTTCCAACCGGTGTACTACCCGGGCGCCTCCGAGCGTGTGCTGGCCGTGTTCACCGACCCCGACCTCGCGAGCGAGCTCGACGCCCTCGCGCCGTGGATGGTGACGTTCACCGGGGCCGACCTCATCCGCCGCATGCCGGCAGGCGAAGGGCTCGTTGTGAACGCGGGCTCGAGCGTCGGCTTCGAGCTTCCCGCCGCGGGCCTCGCCGCCTTCCGCCAGGAGTTGGACGCCGCACGGGGTCTCGCCCAGTCCTGA
- a CDS encoding YbaB/EbfC family nucleoid-associated protein: MSDDFMRDADASIARVEQQIAAAQEQARRGQQFQRDVADVRATASSPRRELRVTVDASGRLLDADLSDAAMELSPQTLSRLLVDTARAAQRQAGEQAVRIAAELFGEQAGATERLRAEIADALPQGGGTNVRWS; this comes from the coding sequence GTGAGCGACGATTTCATGCGGGATGCGGACGCGTCGATCGCCCGTGTCGAGCAGCAGATCGCGGCCGCCCAGGAGCAGGCGAGGCGCGGTCAGCAGTTCCAGCGCGACGTCGCGGATGTGCGCGCCACGGCCAGCTCGCCCCGGCGTGAGCTTCGCGTGACGGTCGACGCCTCGGGCCGCTTGCTCGATGCGGACCTGTCGGATGCGGCGATGGAGCTCTCCCCACAGACCCTGTCCCGCTTACTCGTCGACACTGCCCGCGCCGCACAGCGCCAGGCGGGTGAGCAGGCGGTGCGCATCGCCGCGGAGTTGTTCGGCGAGCAGGCCGGCGCGACCGAACGGCTGCGCGCCGAGATCGCAGACGCCCTGCCGCAGGGCGGCGGCACGAATGTGCGGTGGTCGTGA
- the cofC gene encoding 2-phospho-L-lactate guanylyltransferase has translation MNRDWTVVVPLKAAASGKSRLGASADLVRAIGLDTVAAAAAVARVVVVTADPRTAADAAAISGVTVVTEEEPRGLNAAIALGMPAADVPRAALLGDLPALRPDDLRRALDAAASVDRAVVADAEGTGSTLVTARAGVAWESAFGEGSLARHLALGCVRLDVSEQSTLRRDVDTMAQLAEAAALGLGPRSVRFSTGSALSQGGHPREA, from the coding sequence GTGAACCGCGACTGGACGGTGGTCGTGCCGCTGAAGGCGGCGGCATCCGGCAAGTCGCGGCTGGGGGCGAGCGCCGATCTCGTGCGGGCCATCGGGCTCGACACGGTGGCGGCGGCCGCCGCGGTGGCGCGGGTGGTCGTCGTGACGGCGGATCCACGGACGGCAGCGGATGCGGCCGCGATCAGCGGCGTGACCGTGGTGACCGAAGAGGAACCGCGCGGCCTGAACGCGGCGATCGCGCTCGGCATGCCCGCGGCCGATGTGCCTCGCGCGGCGCTCCTCGGCGACCTGCCTGCGCTGCGCCCCGATGACTTGCGCAGAGCGCTGGATGCGGCCGCATCCGTCGACCGTGCCGTGGTCGCCGACGCTGAGGGAACCGGCTCGACCCTCGTCACCGCGCGGGCGGGGGTGGCGTGGGAGAGCGCGTTCGGGGAGGGCTCGCTGGCCCGCCACCTGGCGCTCGGATGCGTGCGTCTGGATGTGTCGGAGCAGTCGACGCTGCGTCGGGATGTGGACACGATGGCGCAGCTCGCCGAGGCAGCCGCGTTGGGGCTCGGACCCCGCTCCGTTCGGTTCTCCACAGGTAGCGCCCTTTCGCAGGGAGGCCACCCCCGAGAGGCGTAA
- the fgd gene encoding glucose-6-phosphate dehydrogenase (coenzyme-F420) yields the protein MTVPLRLGYKASAEQFSPDRLADFAVLAEEVGFDSVFISDHFQPWMHEGGHAPAALPWLGAVGARTSRVLLGTSVLTPTFRYHPAVVAQAFATLGVMFPGRVILGVGTGEALNEVTLGLDWPEPPERFQRLKEAITLIEKLWAGERVTFEGTFWSVSDATVYDRPTAPVPIYIGAAGPAATRLAGRIADGFITTSGKDPKLYTDTLLPALAEGIEKAGRSSDDVDTLIEVKVSYAADRETALEKTRFWAPLALSAEEKMGIHDPIEMQRRAAELPIERAASRFIVSTDPDEHVEQIARYVDLGFRHLVFHDPGEDQEQFLRTYGEEILPRLRARFA from the coding sequence ATGACCGTTCCCCTGCGTCTGGGCTACAAGGCCTCGGCCGAGCAGTTCTCCCCCGATCGACTCGCCGACTTCGCCGTGCTGGCGGAGGAGGTCGGGTTCGACTCGGTCTTCATCTCCGACCACTTCCAGCCGTGGATGCACGAGGGCGGCCACGCCCCGGCGGCGCTGCCCTGGCTCGGGGCCGTGGGAGCGCGGACCTCGCGGGTGCTGCTGGGCACGAGCGTGCTCACGCCCACCTTCCGCTACCACCCGGCCGTCGTCGCGCAGGCGTTCGCGACGCTCGGGGTGATGTTCCCCGGTCGTGTGATCCTGGGCGTCGGCACGGGTGAGGCTCTCAACGAGGTGACCCTGGGTCTCGACTGGCCCGAGCCGCCCGAGCGCTTCCAGCGTCTCAAGGAGGCCATCACTCTCATCGAGAAGCTGTGGGCCGGCGAGCGCGTCACCTTCGAGGGCACCTTCTGGAGCGTGAGCGACGCGACGGTCTACGACCGCCCGACGGCCCCGGTGCCGATCTACATCGGCGCGGCGGGGCCTGCGGCCACGCGTCTGGCCGGCCGCATCGCCGACGGCTTCATCACGACGAGCGGCAAGGACCCGAAGCTCTACACCGACACGCTCCTGCCCGCCCTCGCCGAGGGCATCGAGAAGGCGGGGCGCTCCAGCGACGACGTCGACACCCTCATCGAGGTCAAGGTCTCGTACGCCGCCGACCGCGAGACGGCGCTCGAGAAGACGCGCTTCTGGGCTCCGCTCGCGCTGAGCGCCGAGGAGAAGATGGGCATCCACGATCCGATCGAGATGCAGCGTCGGGCGGCCGAACTGCCCATCGAGCGCGCCGCATCCCGCTTCATCGTCTCGACCGATCCCGACGAGCACGTCGAGCAGATCGCCCGCTATGTCGACCTCGGCTTCCGGCACCTGGTGTTCCACGATCCGGGTGAGGATCAGGAGCAGTTCCTACGCACCTACGGCGAGGAGATCCTTCCGCGTCTGCGCGCGCGCTTCGCGTGA
- a CDS encoding flavin-containing monooxygenase → MTREVDVAIVGAGFGGLAMASALRRAGRESFAVLDRGNSVGGTWRDNTYPGVACDVPSHLYGLENHPWPDWSGLFARGDEIHRYLQHIAEAEQLGERLLLETPLQSAAWDSEGWVVETGRGEDVRARRLVLACGRLTEPSIPDIPGLETFEGPLFHSARWDHTAPLAGRRIAVVGTGASAVQLVPALVAQGAEVVLFQRTPAWIVPRGDVDYTAADRRRFAQHPDELARLRDELYREGEERFASRSGDADAARAARAVALAHLEAQVADPALRRALTPDYAFGCKRVLLSDEFYPAVASDAVAFEPSALARVDDGELVAASGARYLADMLVLATGFAASEQPYAQLVTGEQGETLAEHWSEGMTSYASTVVAGFPNLFVLNGPNASLGHNSSLLMLEAQAEYVTRCLDRAGDGVLRLRPDAEKAYTARIDAAAASRPWLTGGCDNWYVDARSGRLTLLWPDTVDAFRAMLSSTDGSEFLPAPLHRDASRARGES, encoded by the coding sequence ATGACGCGCGAGGTCGACGTCGCGATCGTCGGCGCGGGTTTCGGCGGGCTCGCGATGGCGTCGGCGCTGCGGCGGGCGGGACGGGAGTCGTTCGCCGTGCTCGACCGGGGCAACTCGGTCGGCGGCACCTGGCGCGACAACACGTATCCGGGCGTCGCGTGCGATGTGCCCTCTCACCTGTACGGGCTCGAGAACCACCCGTGGCCGGACTGGTCGGGGCTCTTCGCCCGCGGGGACGAGATCCACCGCTACCTGCAGCACATCGCGGAGGCGGAACAGCTCGGCGAGCGCCTGCTGCTGGAGACGCCGCTGCAGTCGGCGGCGTGGGACAGCGAGGGCTGGGTCGTCGAGACCGGACGCGGCGAGGATGTGCGCGCCCGCCGCCTCGTGCTCGCATGCGGACGGCTGACGGAGCCGTCGATCCCCGACATCCCGGGGCTCGAGACCTTCGAGGGCCCCCTGTTCCACTCCGCGCGGTGGGACCACACCGCACCTCTCGCCGGCCGGCGCATCGCCGTGGTCGGAACGGGCGCGTCCGCCGTGCAGCTGGTTCCCGCGCTCGTCGCGCAGGGCGCCGAGGTCGTGCTGTTTCAGCGCACACCGGCCTGGATCGTGCCGCGCGGCGACGTGGACTACACGGCCGCCGACCGGCGCCGGTTCGCCCAGCATCCGGACGAGCTGGCACGGTTGCGCGACGAGTTGTACCGCGAGGGCGAGGAACGCTTCGCCTCACGCTCGGGCGATGCGGATGCGGCGCGCGCCGCCCGCGCGGTCGCGCTCGCCCACCTGGAAGCCCAGGTGGCGGACCCGGCGCTTCGCCGCGCGTTGACCCCGGATTACGCGTTCGGTTGCAAGCGCGTGCTGCTGTCGGATGAGTTCTACCCTGCCGTCGCCTCGGATGCGGTCGCGTTCGAGCCGTCGGCGCTCGCGCGCGTGGACGACGGCGAGCTGGTGGCCGCGTCCGGCGCCCGCTACCTCGCCGACATGCTCGTGCTGGCGACCGGGTTCGCCGCATCCGAGCAGCCGTACGCGCAACTCGTGACGGGCGAGCAGGGTGAGACGCTCGCGGAGCACTGGAGCGAAGGGATGACCTCGTACGCGTCCACCGTGGTCGCGGGCTTCCCCAACCTGTTCGTGCTCAACGGCCCCAACGCGTCGCTCGGGCACAACTCGTCGCTGCTGATGCTGGAAGCGCAGGCGGAGTACGTGACGCGCTGCCTCGACCGCGCCGGCGACGGCGTTCTGCGGCTGCGTCCGGATGCGGAGAAGGCCTACACCGCCCGCATCGATGCGGCGGCCGCATCCCGCCCCTGGCTCACCGGGGGTTGCGACAACTGGTACGTCGACGCCCGGTCGGGCAGGCTCACTCTGCTGTGGCCCGACACCGTCGACGCGTTCCGCGCCATGCTGAGTTCCACCGACGGGTCGGAGTTCCTGCCGGCCCCGCTGCACCGCGATGCGTCGCGGGCGAGAGGAGAGTCATGA
- the cofG gene encoding 7,8-didemethyl-8-hydroxy-5-deazariboflavin synthase CofG, with the protein MGPEKAPVLVAHVIDRARAGERLRVDEVLALVTADDADRDLLFAAASALRDEGLALAGRPGVITYSRKVFVPLTTLCRDRCHYCIFVDTPGQLLKKNKPAYMSPEQVLQVVRQGAALGCKEVLLTLGDRPEERWPEARAWLDEHGYASTLDYVAAIARLVTAETGLLAHLNPGVMHAHELAELRPVAPSMGMMLETTSRALFETPGQPHFGSPDKDPALRLQVIEDAGAARIPFTTGILVGIGETPLDRAESLIALRDAQERHGHIQEVIVQNFRAKPRTAMQDAPDADLLEYATVVAAARVVMGARMRIQVPPNLSDPAEFALLVGAGIDDWGGVSPLTADHVNPERPWPHVDDLAAATASLGYELRERLTAHPEYLADPETWLDPAMHAPTAALADPATHLARTSPVQGTRNVASAGSGAQEESLEQGSGASGAGAPSDVQGTRNATPDAPEPQEESLEQGVAAASRVRGTRNATPDAPETQNESLEHGTSTSTGTGTGTGTGGTVRGLAERAAADPLALDDTEWQRLLLATGTDLDDLARIADDVRRYTVGEAITIAVNRNLTSTGFRAAGAQAPEQFDLADAAAIAADAWDLGATELCIQGLIPTGEAPTAYLDIVRAARAGAPGIHLHAYRPQDVRDLAARNGLTLDEALAAMRDAGVDTVPGTGIKVLSERVRGLIAPGDVEIDRWIETIRAAHRAGFRSTSVLFYGHIETAAERIAHLGALRRIQSETRGFTEFVPIPLPGPAGGVGLVAGRSALDEHRAMAAVSRLFLSSSIPHIQIPWTRHGLETSAVLLQSGGDDLGGTLLDGRVRPEAGIESGNELPLTDAARIARRLFRPLRQRTTAYGEPSDERKAAVR; encoded by the coding sequence GTGGGGCCCGAGAAGGCTCCCGTGCTCGTCGCCCACGTGATCGATCGCGCGCGCGCCGGAGAGCGACTGCGCGTCGACGAGGTTCTGGCCCTCGTGACCGCGGACGACGCCGACCGGGACCTGTTGTTCGCGGCCGCATCCGCTCTGCGCGACGAGGGCCTCGCTCTCGCCGGGCGCCCCGGCGTCATCACCTACTCGCGCAAAGTGTTCGTGCCGCTCACGACCTTGTGCCGCGACCGCTGCCACTACTGCATCTTCGTCGACACCCCGGGCCAGCTCCTGAAGAAGAACAAGCCCGCGTACATGTCGCCGGAGCAGGTGCTGCAGGTCGTGCGCCAGGGCGCGGCGCTGGGGTGCAAAGAGGTGCTGCTGACGCTCGGCGACCGCCCCGAGGAGCGCTGGCCCGAGGCGCGTGCCTGGCTCGACGAGCACGGATACGCATCGACCCTCGACTACGTCGCCGCGATCGCCCGTCTCGTCACCGCGGAGACCGGCCTGCTCGCGCACCTGAACCCGGGCGTCATGCACGCCCACGAGCTCGCGGAGCTCCGCCCGGTCGCGCCGTCGATGGGCATGATGCTCGAGACCACCTCTCGCGCTCTCTTCGAGACGCCGGGGCAGCCCCACTTCGGCTCGCCCGACAAGGATCCCGCGCTCCGACTGCAGGTGATCGAGGATGCGGGGGCTGCCCGTATCCCGTTCACGACCGGCATTCTCGTCGGCATCGGCGAGACCCCGCTGGATCGCGCGGAGTCGCTCATCGCGCTGCGCGACGCGCAGGAGCGGCACGGCCACATCCAGGAAGTGATCGTGCAGAACTTCCGCGCGAAGCCGCGCACCGCGATGCAGGACGCCCCGGATGCGGACCTGCTCGAGTACGCGACGGTCGTCGCTGCGGCGCGGGTCGTGATGGGCGCGCGGATGCGGATCCAGGTACCGCCGAACCTGTCGGATCCGGCCGAGTTCGCCCTGCTCGTCGGCGCCGGGATCGACGACTGGGGCGGGGTGTCGCCGCTGACCGCGGACCACGTGAACCCGGAGCGCCCGTGGCCGCACGTCGACGATCTGGCGGCGGCGACCGCATCCCTCGGATACGAACTGCGCGAGCGCCTGACCGCCCACCCCGAGTACCTCGCCGATCCGGAGACCTGGCTCGACCCGGCGATGCACGCACCGACCGCCGCCCTCGCCGACCCCGCGACCCACCTCGCCCGCACCTCCCCTGTTCAAGGGACCCGAAATGTGGCCTCCGCGGGCTCCGGGGCGCAAGAAGAGTCCCTCGAACAGGGAAGCGGCGCGTCCGGGGCCGGCGCCCCCTCCGATGTTCAAGGGACCCGAAACGCGACGCCGGACGCCCCGGAGCCGCAAGAAGAGTCCCTCGAACAGGGAGTGGCCGCCGCATCCCGTGTTCGAGGGACCCGAAATGCGACGCCGGACGCCCCGGAGACGCAAAACGAGTCCCTCGAACACGGAACGAGCACGAGCACGGGCACGGGCACGGGCACGGGCACGGGCGGCACCGTGCGGGGGCTGGCGGAGCGTGCGGCGGCCGACCCGCTCGCGCTCGACGACACCGAATGGCAGCGGCTGCTCTTGGCAACGGGTACCGACCTCGACGACCTCGCCCGCATCGCCGACGACGTGCGCCGGTACACGGTCGGCGAGGCGATAACCATCGCCGTGAACCGCAATCTCACCTCGACCGGCTTCCGTGCTGCGGGCGCGCAGGCGCCCGAGCAGTTCGACCTCGCGGATGCGGCAGCGATCGCCGCCGACGCGTGGGACCTCGGCGCGACAGAGCTCTGCATCCAGGGCCTCATCCCCACAGGCGAGGCGCCGACCGCGTACCTCGACATCGTCCGGGCCGCGCGCGCCGGAGCACCCGGCATCCACCTGCATGCCTACCGTCCGCAGGATGTGCGGGACCTCGCCGCCCGCAACGGCCTCACGCTCGACGAGGCTCTCGCCGCGATGCGGGATGCGGGCGTCGACACCGTTCCCGGCACCGGGATCAAGGTGCTCTCGGAGCGGGTCCGCGGCCTCATCGCCCCCGGCGACGTCGAGATCGACCGCTGGATCGAGACGATCAGGGCCGCGCACCGCGCCGGATTCCGTTCGACGAGCGTGCTGTTCTACGGGCATATCGAGACCGCGGCGGAGCGCATCGCGCACCTGGGCGCTCTCCGCCGCATCCAGTCCGAGACGCGCGGGTTCACGGAGTTCGTGCCGATCCCCCTCCCCGGCCCAGCGGGTGGGGTCGGCCTGGTCGCCGGACGATCGGCGCTCGATGAGCACCGCGCAATGGCAGCGGTTTCGCGCCTGTTCCTCTCGAGCAGCATCCCGCACATCCAGATCCCGTGGACCAGGCACGGCCTCGAAACGAGCGCCGTGCTGTTGCAGTCCGGCGGCGACGACCTCGGCGGCACGCTGCTCGACGGCCGCGTGCGCCCCGAGGCCGGCATCGAGTCGGGCAACGAGCTTCCATTGACGGATGCGGCGCGGATCGCCCGCCGACTCTTCCGCCCGCTGCGCCAGCGCACCACGGCGTACGGCGAGCCGTCGGACGAGCGCAAGGCGGCGGTGCGATGA